The Actinopolyspora erythraea genome has a segment encoding these proteins:
- the rapZ gene encoding RNase adapter RapZ — protein MSEEHGGIEVAVVSGLSGAGRSTAAKCLEDLGWFVVDNLPPELIATMVELGARSSDAITRVAVVMDVRSRAFTEDLGSVIKDLDARGYKPKVLFLEATDEVLVRRFEQVRRGHPLQGEGRLADGIAAERSLLSRLRAEADLVLDTTGLSVHQLRTKIEDAFGTEASTRTRVTVLSFGYKYGLPMDADLVMDCRFLPNPFWIPELREFDGTDDEVRNYVLGQEGAEEFLDDYQRLLRLVGTGYQREGKRYLTLAMGCTGGKHRSVVLTEELARRLSENDGMTVKTVHRDLGRE, from the coding sequence GTGAGCGAAGAACACGGCGGGATCGAAGTGGCGGTCGTCAGCGGGCTTTCCGGGGCGGGCCGCAGTACTGCGGCGAAGTGCCTGGAGGACCTGGGCTGGTTCGTGGTGGACAACCTGCCACCCGAGCTGATCGCCACCATGGTCGAACTGGGCGCGCGCTCCAGTGACGCCATCACGCGGGTGGCCGTGGTCATGGACGTGCGCAGCCGGGCGTTCACCGAGGACCTCGGTTCGGTGATCAAGGACCTCGACGCGCGGGGTTACAAGCCGAAGGTGCTGTTCCTGGAGGCCACCGACGAGGTGTTGGTGCGCCGGTTCGAGCAGGTCCGGCGCGGTCACCCGCTGCAGGGCGAGGGGAGGCTCGCCGACGGCATAGCCGCCGAGCGTTCGCTGCTGTCCAGGCTCCGAGCCGAGGCGGACCTGGTGCTGGACACCACGGGACTTTCGGTGCACCAGCTGCGGACCAAGATCGAGGACGCCTTCGGTACCGAGGCGAGCACCCGGACGCGGGTGACCGTGCTCTCCTTCGGATACAAGTACGGTCTGCCGATGGACGCCGACCTGGTGATGGACTGTCGCTTCCTGCCCAACCCGTTCTGGATACCGGAGCTGCGCGAGTTCGACGGCACCGACGACGAGGTGCGCAACTACGTGCTGGGGCAGGAGGGCGCGGAGGAGTTCCTGGACGACTACCAGCGGCTGCTGCGGTTGGTCGGTACCGGATACCAGCGCGAGGGCAAGCGCTACCTGACGCTCGCGATGGGGTGCACCGGTGGCAAGCACCGCAGCGTGGTGCTCACCGAGGAGCTGGCCAGGCGGCTTTCCGAGAACGACGGGATGACCGTCAAGACGGTCCATCGCGATCTGGGCCGCGAGTGA
- a CDS encoding gluconeogenesis factor YvcK family protein, which yields MGRSSVEASETTTRPDGPRAVALGGGRGLQVSLAALRRITTDITAVVTVADDGGSSGRLRRELGMLPPGDLRKALSALAAEDGSGHTWARLFEHRFGGNGALAGHAVGNLLFAGLLDVLGDPIAVLDEACGLLGVRGRVLPMSVEPLDMEADVTGLDEDPGAVRTIRGQVAIASTPGRVRRIRLNAVNGQPHPPRAAPEAVRAVLDADVVLLGPGSWFTSVLPHLLVPELRDALVSTSAQRIVVLNLVPQPGETADFSPEQHLDVISEHEPKLRVDAVLADSDAVPTPDRLRAAASGLGAQTLLDRVAAAPGSGKHDPDALAASLTAALERRTDRWP from the coding sequence GTGGGAAGGAGCAGTGTGGAGGCGAGCGAAACGACGACACGGCCGGACGGACCGCGCGCCGTCGCCCTCGGGGGCGGGCGGGGACTGCAGGTGAGTCTCGCCGCGCTGCGGCGGATAACCACCGACATCACGGCCGTGGTCACCGTGGCCGACGACGGTGGTTCCTCCGGCAGGCTGCGGCGCGAGCTCGGCATGCTTCCACCGGGCGACCTCCGCAAGGCGCTCTCCGCGCTGGCGGCCGAGGACGGCTCGGGCCACACCTGGGCGCGGCTGTTCGAGCACCGCTTCGGCGGCAACGGCGCGCTGGCGGGACACGCGGTGGGCAACCTGCTGTTCGCCGGGTTGCTGGATGTGCTGGGCGACCCGATAGCGGTGCTGGACGAGGCGTGCGGCCTGCTGGGGGTGCGGGGACGTGTGCTGCCCATGTCCGTGGAGCCGCTGGACATGGAGGCCGACGTCACGGGGCTGGACGAGGACCCCGGGGCGGTGCGCACGATCCGGGGGCAGGTGGCCATCGCCAGCACGCCGGGACGGGTGCGCCGGATCCGGCTCAACGCGGTCAACGGGCAGCCGCATCCGCCGCGCGCCGCTCCCGAAGCCGTTCGAGCGGTGCTCGACGCCGATGTCGTGCTGCTGGGGCCCGGTTCCTGGTTCACCAGCGTGCTGCCGCACCTGCTGGTTCCCGAACTGCGCGACGCGTTGGTCAGCACCTCGGCTCAGCGGATCGTGGTACTCAATCTTGTCCCGCAACCGGGTGAAACAGCGGACTTCTCACCGGAGCAACACCTCGACGTGATCTCCGAACACGAGCCGAAACTGCGGGTAGACGCGGTATTGGCCGACTCCGACGCGGTGCCGACGCCCGATCGGCTCCGTGCTGCGGCGAGCGGACTTGGTGCGCAGACTTTGCTTGATCGAGTCGCCGCCGCACCCGGTTCCGGAAAGCACGATCCGGATGCTCTCGCGGCGAGTCTGACAGCGGCACTGGAGAGGAGGACGGACCGGTGGCCATGA
- the whiA gene encoding DNA-binding protein WhiA: MAMTAAVKDELSRLPTTKACCRRAEVSSLLRFAGGLHLVGGRVVVEAELDSGSTARRLRRELHELYGYHSDVHVITSGGLRKGTRYVVRVVRDGEGLARQTGLLDPRGRPVRGLPSHVVSGGICDAESAWRGAFLAHGSLTEPGRSSALEVTCPGPEAALALVGAARRLEVQARSREVRGADRVVVRDGDAIGALLTRLGAHNSVMTWEERRVRREVRATANRLANFDDANLRRSARAAVASAARVERGLELLGSSVPEHLLVAGRLRLAHRQASLEELGQLADPPMTKDAVAGRIRRLLAMADKRARELNLPDTESAVTTELLESGVDGMLREEQHD, from the coding sequence GTGGCCATGACCGCGGCGGTCAAAGACGAACTGAGCAGGTTGCCGACGACCAAGGCGTGCTGCCGCAGAGCCGAGGTGTCCTCGCTGTTGCGCTTCGCGGGTGGGCTGCATCTCGTCGGCGGGCGAGTGGTGGTGGAGGCAGAGCTCGATTCCGGTTCCACGGCGCGCAGGCTTCGACGGGAGCTGCACGAGCTCTACGGGTACCACTCCGATGTGCACGTGATCACCTCCGGTGGGCTCCGCAAGGGCACCCGTTACGTGGTGCGCGTCGTCCGTGACGGGGAAGGGCTCGCCAGGCAGACCGGATTGCTGGACCCGAGGGGGCGTCCCGTGCGGGGGCTTCCCTCGCACGTGGTCTCGGGCGGGATCTGCGACGCGGAGTCCGCCTGGCGGGGCGCGTTCCTCGCGCACGGCTCGCTGACAGAGCCGGGCCGCTCCTCCGCGCTGGAGGTCACCTGTCCGGGACCCGAAGCGGCTCTGGCGCTGGTCGGCGCGGCCCGCAGGCTGGAGGTGCAGGCACGCTCGCGGGAGGTGCGTGGTGCCGACCGGGTGGTGGTCCGGGACGGCGACGCCATCGGCGCGCTGCTGACCAGGCTCGGTGCGCACAACAGCGTCATGACCTGGGAGGAGCGGCGGGTGCGCCGTGAGGTGCGCGCCACGGCCAACAGGCTGGCCAATTTCGACGACGCCAACCTGCGGCGTTCGGCCCGTGCCGCGGTGGCCTCCGCCGCCAGGGTGGAACGCGGCCTGGAGCTGCTCGGCAGCTCGGTTCCGGAGCACCTGCTGGTGGCGGGCAGGCTCCGGCTGGCGCACCGACAGGCCTCGCTGGAGGAGCTCGGACAGCTCGCCGATCCGCCGATGACCAAGGACGCGGTGGCGGGGCGGATCCGGCGCCTGCTGGCCATGGCCGACAAACGAGCCAGGGAACTGAACCTGCCGGACACCGAGTCCGCCGTCACCACCGAACTGTTGGAGTCCGGTGTGGACGGAATGCTGCGGGAGGAGCAGCACGACTGA